One Solanum pennellii chromosome 10, SPENNV200 genomic region harbors:
- the LOC107001937 gene encoding pectinesterase-like yields the protein MVGLFPFILISTRVDIDKIYPFIQNKLQLPRSLLLNPSSDSKFSFFWISTRPFFTFAMVISNTFCGNIMALFVAATIVLCCQSQLIPETPHVVVCQDGTGDFKTITGAILAAPNKSVQPYYIKIKQGTYREYILVDKKKTNIVLIGEGMGITIITGNRSLYAGNKTYDTATVAVRGRGFTAQDITFRNDAGPAEYQAVALRVEADLSSFYRCRFDGYQDTLYVKRNRQFYSDCEIYGTVDFICGNAKALFQNCLIEAYIPLARQHNTIIAQKRDFKKNATGIVLQNCTIKATRDLENMDNVTTYLGRPWGKYSRAVVMESYIDHFISPKGWIKWTKSAKKPIVHRHPYFLEYKNRGPGAVTRDRVTWASHTTNPSIASHFTVRNFINGDKWIPTNIPYYLDFS from the exons ATGGTTGGACTTTTTCCTTTCATATTAATAAG TACAAGAGTAGACATTGATAAGATATATCCATTTATTCAAAATAAGCTTCAACTGCCAAGAAGTTTGCTGCTTAATCCTTCCAGTGACTCAAAGTTTTCGTTCTTTTGGATTAGCACCAGACCGTTCTTCACCTTCGCGATGGTTATCTCAAATACTTTTTGCG GGAATATAATGGCTTTGTTTGTTGCTGCAACAATTGTTTTATGTTGTCAAAGTCAGTTGATCCCTGAAACACCTCACGTTGTTGTTTGTCAAGATGGGACCGGGGATTTCAAGACTATAACTGGAGCAATACTTGCAGCCCCGAATAAGAGTGTCCAACCATACTATATCAAGATTAAACAAGGCACATATCGGGAATACATtttagttgataaaaaaaagaCGAATATAGTATTGATCGGAGAAGGAATGGGTATTACAATAATAACGGGTAATAGAAGCCTCTACGCCGGCAATAAAACATATGACACCGCAACAGTGG CGGTTCGTGGGAGAGGCTTCACAGCCCAAGACATCACCTTTAGGAATGATGCTGGACCGGCAGAGTATCAAGCAGTGGCGTTAAGAGTAGAAGCAGATTTGTCTTCTTTCTATAGATGTCGCTTTGATGGGTATCAAGACACTCTATATGTCAAAAGGAACCGTCAATTTTACAGTGATTGTGAAATCTATGGCACGGTAGACTTCATTTGCGGTAACGCAAAGGCCTTATTCCAAAACTGCTTAATTGAAGCATACATTCCATTGGCCAGGCAGCATAACACAATCATAGCACAAAAGAgagattttaagaaaaatgcaACCGGAATAGTACTTCAAAATTGCACTATAAAGGCAACCCGAGATTTGGAGAATATGGATAACGTCACCACCTATTTAGGTCGACCATGGGGTAAATACTCTAGGGCAGTGGTCATGGAAAGTTACATTGACCACTTCATAAGTCCTAAAGGATGGATCAAATGGACAAAATCTGCAAAGAAACCCATTGTTCATCGCCATCCATATTTTCTGGAGTACAAGAATAGAGGACCGGGTGCTGTTACCCGAGATCGTGTGACATGGGCATCCCATACTACGAATCCAAGCATTGCCTCACATTTTACAGTTAGGAACTTTATAAATGGTGACAAGTGGATTCCCACCAATATCCCATATTATTTAGACTTTTCATAA